The following proteins are encoded in a genomic region of Drosophila willistoni isolate 14030-0811.24 chromosome 3R, UCI_dwil_1.1, whole genome shotgun sequence:
- the LOC6647151 gene encoding uncharacterized protein LOC6647151, whose product MYPTNLGKQNGALVLEVLKVLGRPATICEIAERVANIYKVPLDRIQPVVGDVLQSGVQHGFFSYYNRRYTVDKHTVDQLRSDIDEYATKILSMSRAGCNAAGCGGGGSVNGNSNLQIPQPSTLMLKLEKLDDSPPFQLNQNRSTGERRERTPSGDAPTMDAIRVELPL is encoded by the coding sequence ATGTATCCAACAAATCTGGGCAAACAGAATGGGGCTTTGGTGCTAGAGGTATTAAAGGTTCTCGGTCGTCCGGCTACCATTTGTGAGATTGCGGAACGTGTGGCCAATATCTATAAAGTGCCATTGGATCGCATACAACCAGTTGTGGGGGATGTCCTTCAATCCGGTGTACAGCATGGTTTCTTCAGCTATTACAATCGACGTTATACGGTCGATAAGCATACGGTTGATCAGCTAAGAAGCGATATCGATGAATatgccacaaaaattttatCTATGAGCCGCGCTGGTTGCAATGCTGCtggttgtggtggtggtggtagtgTCAATGGCAATAGCAATCTACAGATTCCTCAACCATCAACATTAATGTTGAAACTAGAAAAATTGGATGATTCGCCGCCATTTCAACTCAATCAGAATCGTTCCACTGGCGAGAGACGTGAGCGTACACCATCTGGAGATGCCCCAACAATGGATGCGATTCGTGTG